Proteins co-encoded in one Anopheles bellator unplaced genomic scaffold, idAnoBellAS_SP24_06.2 scaffold00369_ctg1, whole genome shotgun sequence genomic window:
- the LOC131214249 gene encoding suppressor of lurcher protein 1-like: LAGLSIFVLCSFSWPVPVAQEPCSRLVFTSGRVRNGSIAPSHSKHSGLFPSSLCQLYEFVGDGAERVQIIFSEFRLPSKLGPTECGDTDILMVYYIVDEREELVETLCGDTLPKPILSEGPRLLLEFRSSYNNTENKGFTGDFFFITNFGIPTGRQPNQSECIFHYFRNATSQGWIQSPNFPGAYPRNIMCHYLFHGGPHDYVHVRFTYFDIEGILPCDESSASDYVEFSNFNTRDRKYALYCGKWRELAVRSDGRFFRITMASNDRLDGTGFRALYTFETTQATTETEGSVAGAMDKVTSSAE, translated from the exons CTGGCCGGGCTTTCGATCTTCGTTCTCTGTTCCTTTTCATGGCCCGTTCCAGTAGCCCAGGAACCGTGCAGCCGGCTCGTGTTCACCTCCGGCCGTGTCCGAAACGGTAGCATCGCACCGTCCCACTCGAAGCACTCCGGGTTGTTCCCGTCGAGCCTGTGCCAGCTGTACGAATTTGTCGGCGATGGCGCCGAACGTGTGCAG ATCATATTTTCCGAGTTCCGGTTGCCGTCGAAGCTTGGGCCCACCGAATGCGGCGACACGGATATCCTaatg GTCTATTACATCGTCGACGAGCGCGAGGAGCTCGTTGAAACGCTGTGCGGTGACACCCTGCCGAAACCGATCCTGTCCGAGGGTCCACGGTTGCTGCTCGAGTTCCGCAGCAGCTACAACAATACGGAAAACAAGGGATTTACCGGAGACTTTTTCTTCATCACCA ATTTCGGCATACCGACGGGCCGGCAGCCGAACCAATCGGAGTGCATCTTTCACTACTTCAGGAACGCCACCAGCCAGGGATGGATACAGTCACCCAACTTTCCCGGAGCATATCCAAG GAACATCATGTGCCACTACCTCTTCCACGGTGGACCGCATGATTACGTTCACGTTCGTTTCACGTACTTCGACATTGAAGGAATACTGCC ctGCGATGAGAGCTCAGCCAGCGATTACGTGgagttttctaattttaacACGCGCGATCGCAAGTATGCGCTGTACTGCGGTAAGTGGCGTGAGTTGGCGGTCCGCTCCGATGGGCGGTTCTTCCGAATTACGATGgcttcgaacgatcggcttGATGGCACGGGGTTCCGCGCGCTCTACACGTTCGAGACGACGCAGGCTACGACGGAGACGGAGGGTTCCGTCGCCGGTGCGATGGACAAGGTCACAAGCAGTGCCGAAA